The following are encoded in a window of Plasmodium cynomolgi strain B DNA, chromosome 4, whole genome shotgun sequence genomic DNA:
- a CDS encoding hypothetical protein (putative), with protein sequence MHTILFSGQLYRLLNIHKYESFNVIIQIHHINLKMGDDENSKYIVHLKIGNRYSYTHYYKQYLNKIHIEERKNMVVKQNNDTIRIEVYKKGTLKNTFIGSADIYIYTDIVKKLFPCNMYFNIVNKNQIVATACLSFHYINLDCIKKEDQIYTSLFIETIIAVQKNQSRNNEMIEKLINEGKEHFDAIKETDVSSTIYNNISTLAIEDKIRLFCKNLNGYLLHSNFYIKRFYNKYFFYMHFFKGKFYWCYYNEEADAKVDKNRVGYIRLEYVVNVYSDVYSHKYFYIKYRKKREKKENYLYLKTVEKDRNIWVNIIHDFIILVSNYRREKKNKRNKIKELTDNYAEGASKEAIEINKQLSRSFSTNSIKNKYLNKKNVADTLSNVDKDEGHTKDPELDQVLGDASQNMCNYSD encoded by the exons atgcatacaatCCTGTTCTCAGGCCAACTGTACCGCCTCCTAAACATACACAAGTATGAATCGTTCAACGTCATCATTCAAATTCACCACATCAACTTAAAAATGGGTGACGATGAAAACAGCAAGTACATTGTCCATCTGAAAATCGGAAACAGATATTCCTACACCCACTACTACAAGCAGTACCTCAACAAAATACACatagaa gaaagaaaaaacatgGTTGTCAAACAAAACAACGACACCATCAGAATTGAAgtgtacaaaaagggaactctAAAAAACACATTCATCGGATCAGCTGATATTTACATCTACACAGACATCGTGAAGAAATTGTTCCCCTGTAACATGTACTTCAACATAGTCAACAAAAACCAAATAGTAGCAACAGCCTGCTTGTCCTTTCACTACATCAACTTAGACTGCATAAAGAAGGAGGACCAGATATACACCTCGCTATTTATCGAGACCATAATCGCTGTTCAGAAAAACCAGAGCAGGAATAATGAGATGATTGAGAAGCTCATAAATGAGGGCAAGGAGCACTTCGACGCCATTAAGGAGACGGACGTCAGCTCGA CCATCTACAATAACATTTCCACCCTGGCAATCGAAGACAAAATTCGGctcttttgcaaaaactTGAATGGCTACCTACTGCACAGCAATTTCTACATCAAGCGATTCTACAACAagtattttttctacatgcATTTCTTTAAGGGAAAATTCTACTGGTGCTACTATAATGAGGAAGCCGACGCAAAG GTGGACAAAAACCGAGTGGGGTACATCCGCCTAGAATACGTAGTGAACGTGTACAGCGATGTCTACAGTCACAAGTACTTCTACATCAAgtacaggaaaaaaagggagaaaaaggaaaactacCTATATCTTAAGACGGTAGAAAAGGACAGAAACATATGGGTGAATATCATTCACGACTTTATTATCCTAGTAAGTAATTACAGacgtgagaaaaaaaacaaaagaaataaaataaaagagctCACAGATAACTATGCTGAGGGAGCGTCCAAAGAGGCCATCGAAATTAACAAACAACTGTCTCGCTCTTTCTCCACGAattctataaaaaataagtacctaaataaaaagaatgttGCGGATACCCTGAGCAACGTCGACAAGGACGAGGGACACACCAAGGACCCCGAGCTGGATCAGGTCTTGGGGGACGCCTCGCAAAACATGTGCAATTACAGCGATTAA